In Phaseolus vulgaris cultivar G19833 chromosome 7, P. vulgaris v2.0, whole genome shotgun sequence, the genomic stretch atatttttCTCCTGATCATCTTCACTTATATCCCATCAAACTTTCTATCATCTTTTTCTCCCAATCATCTTCACTTTTATCCCATCAAACTTTctgttttcaaattcaaattaccAGAACCACTTCCGTTCTAGAACCACCACTTCCGTTCCAAAACCACCACCACTTCCGTTCCAGAACCACGAAATCAATCGGTAAGTGTTGTTTTTCAACTATAAAGTATATATTCTgattttacttttattgattATTCATTTATGAATGTCTTTAGCATTTTTATATGATgacaatattataattattgtgcTCACACAAACAAATAgaacaattaaaaaattgaaagagaaaTTAAGTACTAGAAAAAACTGAACCAATGAGAGGATTACTATATGAGAAAACATATAGGAAATTTCCATCCAAAAGATCGTGATTGAGAGGCATTGCAGTGATAGGTGAGTTGCAGGGATTATGGTTTTCTTAGGggtttagttttttaaaagatttaaaatttaaaatttaaaatttaaaatggtaATTAAGAGGAGATCCCCTATATATaggtaatttaaaattaaaaagaaattaatatttaatatttaaaattcaaaattcactattttaaatttaaaatgttagtTAAGAGGAGATCCCCTATATAtaggtaatttaaaatttaatatttaatatttaaaatttaaaatttattagtacATAAAACATATacgaaattaaatattaaaatttaaatattaaaaattcaaaattaaatattaaaacattaaaattaaaattcaaaattttaaattttaaattttaaatgatagTTAAGAGGAATCTcggtaatttaaaatataaaatttaaattataatatttaaaattcaaaatttagtttttaaaaaattaaatattcaaaattcaaaattttaaattttaaattttaaatggtaGTTAAGAGGAGATCTCCTATTtaggtaatttaaaatataaaatataaaatttaaattttaaaatatttttttaaataatttcatattttatatatttatttttacattttgcgAATTATGAtatgaagatattttttaattatattttttcatttatataaacaatatttaatatatagatcaaattgttttttaaatatttaatatttaaaatttaaaatttattttttaaaaaaattaaaaattaaatattcaaaattcaaaattcaaaattcacaattttaaattttaaatgatagTTAAGAAGAGATCTCCTATAtaggtaatttaaaatttaaaatttaaaattcactattttaaatttaaaatgatatttaaagGAGATCTCCTATATAtaggtaatttaaaatataatatttaatatttaaaatttaaaatttagttttcaaaattaaagaagtcacaaaattacaaatatctcctctcatatatttttaaaataataaaataaaacataaatattataaggataaaatttgaataaatactattaaataatatatggattaaaatatttttttaaataatttcatattttatatatttattttcacattttgaaaaatatattttgaatatattttttatttacgcTATCTATTTTTTCcatctaaataaataatattaaattatatatgcataaaaatattttttaaatattatcatattttatgtatttattttcacatttcgTAAAATATTTTACGAAATCTGTTATGAAACAAATGATAGTTAATGAGGGGAAAAAATAAGGTTAAAATCAAtaatgcataatttttttttctgtattcTTCGTTCATAACAGTAAGAAaagtttatttaataataactaatctaaacaaataattaagttagatattattttataaattaaaaatttattaatatttaaattgtttgaaaattttcctttatttatttattctttaccaTTTTAATGCAGTTTTCTTCCAAATTTTCTcaaaaaaacttatttagtgTCGTGATGCAGACTTTTTTCAAgtcttcttaaaaaaataaagttctGATCTATTTTAGGGTAGTCTTTCAtccaaaattattataaaaatttaaaaggtatgtttaatttaattactattttaatgtaaatttatttataatattatagatattatagatataatatatataatatatgtacACTACCAACTTTATTTTGATACTTCATCCTGAATTATTATAAAAACCAGAAAAACCTATTATACACCTCCTATATAAAACTGAAACGACtaataatatgtttttctttatgaGCAACAAAAATTATATACCTATACGACAAATAATATGTAACTATAACTATATTATCAAAATGTAagtattgaataaaaatatatatttacttattaatttttttggtaTAATCAGTAGAAAATAAACACCATATGAATATGaatgatgatttttttcaaaattatctcATTTTTACCTGCATTTACATATCAtagtctttaaaaaaaataatcaaatgaaCCTATAAACATCTCtgtaaatatttttgaaaaaaaattagaaccATTTATTCAACCAAAAAACACACTTTAAACGATGAGaagtaaattaatatattaatatatcttCCTATAAATCAGATATTAACTGATATTTTATTGATTCAGTCAATCAAAACAATGATTCAtaataaacattataaataaattatctatAGATAAGATACGCTCCAATCAATCAAATCAAAGGATCACTGATATCTTATACAACCAGTTTTAGATACTATCTATATTCTCTTTGTCTATACTATCTAGATCCTCTTTGTCTATACTATCTAGATCCTCTTTGTCTATACAGGTACAATCAGTTTTAGATACTATCTAGATCTTCTTTGTCTATACAGGTACATTATTATCAATCTCTATTCTATAATTTGTGTGTAACTGAATTTGATTTACGTCTTATTTTGAGGGTTTTGCCGTAACAATGTATTTGGATTGTATTTGGCTAATGTTTTCCATTTGGCTAGTGATGTATGATGTTGTGAACCATCGCATGCTTGTTGAGTTCGTTGCTTTTCATGATAAATTTTACGCCATATGACTCATTTTAGTGTGTTATTAGGCTTTAGggtttaaagatttttttaaatatgattttatggTGGAAGTCGTAGtaaagaaatttaattaaattgacTGTCGTTCGATCCTTGTAAAAATGGTTTTACTTGTTAGATCTTGTTTATCAATTGCTTTACCTATTATATTGTGTaggtatatatatatggaaATACCAAATTATATAAATTCTGCATTTCGTTCATCAAGAAAAAATGaagtttattttttcatatacgACAAGTATATGCGGTTGTATTATACTCCTGGACAGACAAATGATCAAGTTTTGACAGATTTGCGTCAGATCGGTGATGATTTTGTATCACTTCAGAGTACGACATTTGAAGCATATGGAATAGATTGTTCCTTCGACACTGAAGGCAACAAAGCATATATCTTTTGTGACCAAACTTTTGCCTACATAGACTATGCTAATGACAAGATTCTCTCAGATACCACAACTAATCAAATGTTTCCTGTCTTAAAAGATACGGTGTTTGAGCATGTCATAGACTCTGCATTCAGGTCATCCAGAGGGAAAGAAGTTTACTTATTCAAGGGCAATAAGTATTGTTGCATGGACTATGATTCCAAGCAACTTGTTGAACCCATTCGTAACATCACTGATGGATTTCCTGTTTTGAAAGGTACCATATTTGAAGATGGAATTGATGCGTCATTCGCTTCTCATAACGAGAATCAAGCTTATCTTTTCAAGGGAGAAAACTATGTATTGATGAATTTCACCCCAGGTTCTACCCATCACACTCTTGTGGATGTTGTGAAGCCCATCGTTGATGGTTGGTCATCTTTTAGAGGCATTTTGCCTTTCAATGATACATCAGTTGATTTAGGACCTAGTTCTTATATTCTTTATTATCCATCCTCTCCTGAAGAGCATGATGAAGAGCATGATGAAGAACATGATGAAGAACATGATGAGCATGATGAggtttcaaaaaaataaaaataaataaaaaatgatgagCTTTGACAAAACAAGAGGCCATGATAAGAATAAGGTTTTCATTATCAAAGTTTGCTTCCTTTTCTTTCCTAGTGTAACAAGTGTGGATGCTTGTTTTACTTTCTGAATGTGATATTTGTTTTCCTTTCTTCTATGTGATAATATGTTACATTGGTGGAATTTTTTAACTTCACGTTgttgtcatttttttatttattattttgttattatttttacacttctttaaagaaaagaggagtatattaattaatatttattgaattcaaAGAGAACACAAACGCATAGAGATAGAAAGAGGTGTGAAAAGAACTTTTCAAGCAACAAAGGAAAAAATATAATCATGTCTTGACAGAATTTATGCTGTTACATTTGTCTTAGCTGAGATTATTTTGCCCTTGGAGTGTGTCTCTTAACCAAAAGTGATTTCACGCCCTCTTTTTGACAGTTCTTTTGAGCTTCAAAATCTTGTAAAATTATTTGGAAATCTAAATGGGGAAATTGAATCTGAATCCTTAAGGATTTTGGTTAAGCATCGTTGGTgatgtaaataataattatgcCCCTATTTGTTTTGACAACAGAAATATCAAAATCTCAGTGTAAATTTATGGGTGACATTAGTTTGGATATACATTTCATTCACtctattaattttattcaacTATAAAATAAATGGGTCTTAATTCTTTTGCAAACTTGATGATATCCAATCTAATAATGAATACTTTAGGTGGCATTTGCTTTAGGTACATACTTCTCTTCTTTGAAAAGGTAAGCTTCGGATTCCTCAATGATCATATCTTTCAAAATAGTAAACTCATCACCGATGTTACGAATGGTGCCAACAAACTCCTTGGATGTTTGGAATCATAGGCTATGCGACCATACTTATTACcctttatatcaattttaaattttatatcaattttaaattttaaatgtggAGTAGTTTGTCAAACATGtgaaacaactttttttttcatatcttcatctctct encodes the following:
- the LOC137829478 gene encoding albumin-2-like — encoded protein: MIKVKNEEVRKHKDREMHECGRRGRLEVGFVGEKTNHEEESSSGYIYMEIPNYINSAFRSSRKNEVYFFIYDKYMRLYYTPGQTNDQVLTDLRQIGDDFVSLQSTTFEAYGIDCSFDTEGNKAYIFCDQTFAYIDYANDKILSDTTTNQMFPVLKDTVFEHVIDSAFRSSRGKEVYLFKGNKYCCMDYDSKQLVEPIRNITDGFPVLKGTIFEDGIDASFASHNENQAYLFKGENYVLMNFTPGSTHHTLVDVVKPIVDGWSSFRGILPFNDTSVDLGPSSYILYYPSSPEEHDEEHDEEHDEEHDEHDEVSKK